A window of Gemmatimonadota bacterium contains these coding sequences:
- a CDS encoding sigma-54-dependent Fis family transcriptional regulator: protein MTQQQPSVLVIDDESGILDTVRILLKKEGYEVSVAQGGKAGLEAIRTVSPDIVVTDVRMPQVTGLDILQACKDQDPMMPVILMTAQASLQSAIQAVNIGAFYYLQKPFSNDELLAILRRACEFRQIRVENKQLKAEIRRTSGGPRPPVTRPIGKSRRFQEILRFADLVAPTDSTLLITGESGTGKEVLARYTHDASLRAEGPFMSINCGALPETLLESELFGHVKGSFTGAVRDKQGLFAAARTGTFFMDEVGEMPPSLQVKLLRVLQQREVIPVGATEAIPVDVRIIAATNRDLEEEVRRGHFRSDLFYRLNVLAVELPPLRERRDDLILLIDRFLQDLSEEHESEPKALAAEAMDAVMVYEWPGNVRELQNALEHAAVLCRGPLIEPQHLPERITRRKKEPLVAERNQPNPELDLVERAYIMFVLQAEGGNKTRAAEVLGIDPSTLYRKLSRYEGNGAA, encoded by the coding sequence ATGACCCAGCAGCAGCCGTCCGTGCTGGTTATCGATGACGAGTCGGGAATTCTCGACACGGTGCGCATCCTGCTCAAGAAGGAGGGCTACGAGGTCTCCGTCGCGCAGGGGGGCAAGGCGGGCCTCGAGGCGATCCGCACCGTCAGTCCGGACATCGTCGTCACCGACGTGCGGATGCCGCAGGTCACCGGGCTCGACATCCTGCAGGCCTGCAAGGACCAGGACCCGATGATGCCGGTGATCCTGATGACGGCGCAGGCCTCGCTGCAGAGCGCGATCCAGGCCGTCAACATCGGCGCGTTCTACTACCTGCAGAAGCCGTTCTCGAACGACGAGCTGCTGGCGATCCTCCGCCGTGCCTGCGAGTTCCGCCAGATCCGCGTCGAGAACAAGCAGCTCAAGGCAGAGATCCGGCGCACCAGCGGTGGCCCGCGGCCGCCGGTGACACGGCCGATCGGCAAGTCGCGCCGCTTCCAGGAAATTCTCCGCTTCGCCGACCTGGTCGCGCCGACCGACTCGACCCTGCTGATCACCGGCGAGAGCGGCACCGGCAAGGAGGTGCTTGCCCGCTACACGCACGACGCCTCGCTGCGCGCCGAGGGGCCGTTCATGTCGATCAACTGCGGTGCCCTCCCGGAGACGCTGCTCGAGAGCGAGCTCTTCGGGCACGTGAAGGGCTCCTTCACCGGTGCCGTGCGTGACAAGCAGGGGCTCTTCGCCGCTGCGCGCACCGGGACGTTCTTCATGGACGAAGTCGGCGAGATGCCGCCCTCGCTCCAGGTGAAGCTGCTCCGCGTGTTGCAGCAGCGCGAAGTGATTCCCGTCGGGGCCACGGAGGCGATTCCGGTCGACGTGCGCATCATCGCCGCGACGAATCGCGACCTCGAGGAAGAAGTGCGCCGCGGGCATTTCCGCTCCGATCTCTTCTATCGGCTCAACGTGCTCGCGGTGGAGTTGCCACCGCTGCGCGAGCGGCGCGACGACCTCATCCTGCTGATCGACCGCTTCCTGCAGGACCTCTCCGAGGAACACGAGTCGGAGCCGAAGGCGCTCGCCGCCGAGGCGATGGATGCCGTCATGGTGTACGAGTGGCCAGGCAACGTGCGCGAACTGCAGAACGCGCTCGAACATGCGGCGGTGCTCTGTCGGGGGCCGCTGATCGAGCCGCAGCACCTGCCGGAGCGGATCACCCGGCGGAAGAAGGAGCCGCTGGTCGCCGAACGGAATCAACCGAATCCTGAACTCGACCTGGTCGAGCGCGCCTACATCATGTTCGTCCTGCAGGCCGAAGGCGGCAACAAGACGCGGGCCGCGGAAGTGCTGGGGATCGACCCGAGCACGCTCTACCGGAAGTTGTCGCGCTACGAGGGGAACGGGGCCGCGTAG
- a CDS encoding RNA-binding S4 domain-containing protein, producing the protein MAREDAATAVRLDKWLWAARFYKTRSAATEAVLGGKVDVNGDGAKPARTVRAGDTIVVRVAPYRFEVVVTGVGERRGTAAQAAELYQETQASAAARALLADQLRLAPSLEFSEGRPSKKDRRTIEKLRGRR; encoded by the coding sequence ATGGCCCGCGAGGACGCAGCAACGGCAGTCCGGCTCGACAAGTGGCTCTGGGCCGCCCGCTTCTACAAGACCCGCTCCGCCGCAACCGAGGCGGTGCTGGGTGGCAAGGTCGACGTCAACGGCGACGGCGCCAAGCCGGCGCGAACGGTGCGTGCCGGCGACACCATCGTGGTCCGGGTGGCGCCGTATCGTTTCGAGGTGGTGGTGACCGGCGTTGGCGAGCGGCGCGGGACCGCGGCGCAGGCTGCCGAGCTCTATCAGGAGACCCAGGCGTCCGCGGCCGCACGCGCACTGCTCGCCGATCAGCTCCGGCTTGCGCCGTCGCTGGAGTTCAGCGAGGGGCGGCCGTCGAAGAAGGATCGGCGGACGATCGAGAAACTGCGCGGACGTCGTTGA
- a CDS encoding PAS domain S-box protein — translation MTTPPIPPDSAAGRTGEFPAAPTPPRALDRLRLPGPRALVGGIILVRLVLVGLVFGSALGRTSGGIPVSARIIVGLVGLVAIGWFTMVSRDRSTTMPATTLFVQATVDILLVTSLVSGDATPLAALYVALVAVYGLLLPTGRSLLTTLFAGACYVAVTLQSPEAALAWSQVAVIGLVGVLIALLGNRLTSASREQHALAVALAQVRLEAEEILATIQSGVITVDGEGRLGFINPRGAKILGGGRFIPGQPVLDVLRACSRELHEAIVLGLTEGTRIMRGEASVRRADGTLFPVGLSTTTFQRPGTERPLVTAIFTDISDLKRLQEFRVRAERLEAVAALSASLAHEIRNPLAAIRSAVEQLARSVGPDEDDQTLARLVMRESERLNRLLSEFLDFSRVRASRFERIELMGLVEAAARITREHPEARGTSITVVGEPVELDGDEDLLHRVASNLMLNAAQALAGRGHITVTVRLARPGEAPVGRVERPVMLLVQDDGPGIPESVRERLFEPFVTGRTGGSGLGLAIVQRAVDAHRGVILVDTMAGSGTTFSIFLPATWTGEETT, via the coding sequence TTGACCACCCCACCCATCCCTCCCGACTCCGCCGCGGGTCGCACCGGCGAGTTCCCGGCCGCCCCGACCCCGCCCCGGGCGCTCGATCGCCTCAGGCTGCCGGGGCCGCGGGCGCTGGTGGGCGGCATCATCCTGGTGCGACTGGTGCTCGTCGGGCTGGTCTTCGGCAGCGCGCTCGGCCGCACGTCCGGCGGGATCCCGGTGTCGGCGCGGATCATCGTCGGGCTGGTGGGATTGGTGGCGATCGGCTGGTTCACGATGGTCAGTCGCGACCGCAGCACGACGATGCCGGCAACCACGCTCTTCGTGCAGGCGACCGTGGACATTCTCCTGGTCACCTCGCTCGTGTCGGGCGACGCGACGCCGCTGGCAGCGCTCTACGTCGCCCTGGTGGCGGTCTATGGCCTCCTCCTCCCGACCGGCCGGTCGCTGCTCACCACCCTCTTTGCCGGCGCCTGCTACGTCGCGGTCACGCTGCAGTCGCCCGAGGCGGCGCTGGCGTGGTCCCAGGTTGCCGTGATCGGGCTGGTCGGTGTGCTGATTGCGCTGCTCGGCAATCGCCTGACCTCGGCCTCGCGCGAGCAGCACGCGCTGGCGGTGGCGCTCGCCCAGGTCCGACTCGAGGCCGAGGAGATCCTGGCGACGATCCAATCCGGCGTGATCACCGTCGATGGCGAAGGGCGCCTCGGCTTCATCAACCCGCGCGGGGCGAAGATCCTCGGGGGTGGCCGCTTCATCCCCGGGCAGCCGGTGCTCGATGTGCTGCGCGCCTGTTCGCGGGAGCTGCACGAGGCGATCGTGCTCGGCCTCACCGAGGGGACGCGCATCATGCGGGGCGAGGCCTCGGTGCGCCGCGCCGACGGCACGCTCTTCCCCGTGGGGCTCTCGACCACCACCTTCCAGCGGCCCGGCACCGAGCGGCCGTTGGTCACCGCCATCTTCACCGACATCTCCGACCTCAAGCGGCTGCAGGAATTCCGGGTGCGCGCCGAGCGCCTGGAGGCGGTGGCGGCGTTGAGTGCCTCGCTGGCGCACGAGATTCGCAATCCGCTCGCGGCGATCCGCAGCGCGGTCGAGCAGCTGGCCCGCTCGGTCGGGCCGGACGAGGACGATCAGACGCTGGCGCGGCTCGTGATGCGCGAGAGCGAGCGGCTCAACCGGCTGCTCAGCGAGTTCCTCGACTTCTCCCGCGTGCGCGCGTCGCGCTTCGAACGGATCGAGTTGATGGGGTTGGTCGAGGCGGCCGCACGGATCACGCGGGAGCATCCCGAGGCGCGCGGCACGAGCATCACCGTGGTCGGGGAACCGGTCGAGCTCGACGGCGACGAAGACCTGCTGCATCGGGTGGCGAGCAACCTGATGTTGAACGCCGCGCAGGCCCTCGCGGGGCGCGGCCACATCACGGTGACGGTGCGACTGGCCCGCCCGGGCGAGGCGCCGGTGGGACGGGTGGAGCGCCCCGTGATGCTGCTGGTGCAGGACGATGGCCCAGGCATTCCGGAGTCGGTGCGTGAGCGGCTCTTCGAGCCGTTCGTGACCGGGCGGACCGGGGGCAGTGGCCTGGGCTTGGCAATTGTGCAGCGCGCCGTGGATGCGCATCGTGGCGTGATCCTGGTGGACACCATGGCGGGCTCGGGAACGACCTTCTCGATCTTCCTGCCCGCGACCTGGACCGGAGAGGAGACAACATGA